One Bacillus sp. 1780r2a1 DNA segment encodes these proteins:
- a CDS encoding YIP1 family protein: protein MVNQSEVMENKQSVSLSTNNPISLVSALFSPVKFFSQLKVQRKLGVNIFIILVLYGIITYLLSQHLLTNNEIGSMLPKELQNGKSQMIMVIGTTLVGIFQFLFTVLISTLIYKIILSFAQVRVTFKGLFHIVMVAQIPLIIGKAINLLFINENTMEMPITSLGFTIQSLTDSVFILNFFSSLEIFSIWSYFIIALGASVCIGFSKKKSMTLVFSTWLVFLTISSMLLSFLN from the coding sequence ATGGTGAATCAATCTGAAGTAATGGAAAATAAACAATCTGTATCACTCTCGACTAACAACCCCATTAGTCTAGTTAGCGCACTATTTAGCCCAGTTAAATTCTTTAGTCAGCTAAAAGTGCAAAGAAAACTGGGGGTTAATATCTTCATTATTTTAGTTTTATATGGAATTATTACATATTTACTTTCTCAACACTTATTAACGAATAATGAAATTGGATCCATGTTGCCAAAAGAACTGCAAAATGGAAAAAGTCAAATGATTATGGTAATTGGAACCACTTTAGTAGGAATATTTCAATTTTTGTTTACCGTCTTAATTTCTACTTTAATTTATAAAATTATCTTATCATTTGCACAGGTTCGAGTAACGTTTAAAGGGCTTTTTCATATCGTGATGGTTGCGCAAATCCCCCTTATTATTGGGAAAGCAATTAACCTATTATTTATTAATGAAAACACTATGGAAATGCCAATTACAAGCTTAGGTTTTACGATACAATCTTTGACTGATTCGGTTTTTATCCTTAATTTCTTCTCTAGTCTTGAAATATTCAGCATTTGGAGTTATTTCATCATTGCCTTAGGTGCTAGCGTATGTATTGGGTTTAGTAAGAAAAAAAGCATGACCCTTGTGTTCTCTACGTGGCTAGTATTTCTTACCATTTCTTCTATGCTATTGAGCTTTTTAAATTAA